The window CGGCCCCGGGCCCCGGGCCCCGGGCCCGCAGTATGACCTTTAGAAAGCACCCGTGTTCCTAGTCCTCGAAGGCATCGAAGGCTCCGGCAAATCCACGCAGGCCAGGCTCCTCGGGGAGTGGCTCGCCAGGCAGGGCCGGCCGCATCTCGTGACGCGCGAACCCGGCGGGACTGCGGTCGGCGAGGCGATCCGCGAGGTGGTGCTGCACGGCGGGGACGTGACGCCCCGCACGGAGCTGTTGCTGATGCTGGCAGCCCGCGCGACGTTCGTCACAGAGGTCGTTGCGCCCGCGCTGGCCGAGGGTAGAATCGTCGTTGCCGACCGATTCGAGCTGTCGACGCTGGCGTACCAGGCCCACGGGCGGGGGTTGCCCCTGGACGAGGTCCGGCGGCTCAATGCCTTTGCCACGGGTGGCCTGGCGCCGGACCTGACGATCGTGCTGGACGTGCCCGCGTCAGTAGGGGACGCGCGACGAACGCAGCGCGGCGCGGCGGACCGGATCGAGCGCGCGGGCGCCGCATTCCACGACCGGGTGAACGAGGCATACCGCTTGCTCGCTGCCTCCGAGCCGGGTGTGGTTGCGCTCCCGGCGGAGGCGACGGTCGAGGCGGTGCACGCGTCGATCGTGACGCTCCTCGCGTCGCGTTTTCCAGAAACTTTCAAC is drawn from Longimicrobiales bacterium and contains these coding sequences:
- the tmk gene encoding dTMP kinase, yielding MFLVLEGIEGSGKSTQARLLGEWLARQGRPHLVTREPGGTAVGEAIREVVLHGGDVTPRTELLLMLAARATFVTEVVAPALAEGRIVVADRFELSTLAYQAHGRGLPLDEVRRLNAFATGGLAPDLTIVLDVPASVGDARRTQRGAADRIERAGAAFHDRVNEAYRLLAASEPGVVALPAEATVEAVHASIVTLLASRFPETFNAAAG